A DNA window from Chthonomonas sp. contains the following coding sequences:
- a CDS encoding DUF1738 domain-containing protein, with translation MSRLYETVTEKIVESLKRGVVPWRKPWKDAHALPINVASGKAYRGINVFLLGLTAYSDHRWLTFKQVQERGGKVSQGEKGTLVVFWKQLEFEEIDESTGEICKRRTPMLRYFTVFNVEQVEGIEFASPYTGEPLNESQRMERAELLVANMPSPPAIHGKARSAYYVPREDAVYMPAFERFASTDHYYGTLFHELAHASGHESRLNRKGVTEVVRFGSNDFSREELVAELTSAFCCATVGLDNSLAEDSASYISGWLEVLGDDPKAVVIAAAQAQKAADYIRGVTYDSK, from the coding sequence ATGAGCCGCCTGTACGAGACCGTCACCGAGAAAATTGTAGAGTCACTGAAGCGTGGGGTCGTGCCTTGGCGAAAGCCCTGGAAAGATGCCCACGCTTTGCCGATCAACGTCGCCAGCGGCAAGGCGTACCGAGGAATCAACGTGTTCCTCCTTGGCCTGACGGCCTATTCCGACCATCGCTGGCTCACGTTCAAGCAGGTTCAGGAGCGTGGTGGCAAGGTCAGTCAGGGAGAGAAAGGCACCCTTGTGGTGTTCTGGAAGCAACTGGAGTTTGAAGAGATCGACGAGAGCACTGGGGAGATTTGCAAACGCCGGACTCCGATGCTTCGCTACTTCACCGTGTTCAACGTGGAGCAGGTCGAAGGAATCGAATTCGCATCGCCTTACACTGGGGAGCCCCTCAACGAATCTCAGCGAATGGAGCGAGCCGAACTCTTGGTCGCGAATATGCCAAGCCCACCTGCCATCCACGGCAAGGCTCGGTCAGCGTACTACGTCCCTAGAGAAGACGCGGTGTACATGCCTGCCTTCGAGAGGTTCGCCTCAACCGACCACTACTACGGAACGCTCTTTCATGAGCTGGCCCACGCGAGTGGTCACGAGTCCCGGCTGAACCGTAAAGGCGTGACCGAGGTCGTGCGCTTCGGCTCTAACGACTTCTCGCGCGAGGAACTTGTTGCCGAACTCACGAGCGCATTCTGTTGCGCCACCGTGGGGCTTGATAACTCCCTGGCCGAGGATTCAGCCAGCTACATCAGTGGATGGCTTGAAGTTCTGGGAGACGATCCGAAGGCCGTGGTGATTGCCGCAGCTCAGGCTCAAAAGGCCGCCGACTACATCCGAGGAGTCACCTACGACTCGAAATGA
- a CDS encoding recombinase family protein, whose protein sequence is MSTAIYARKSTESEDRQVQSLEDQLRVLHQKATASGVTVSKVFTESKSAKAPGERPEFERLMSEVESGQIDSVLTWSINRLTRNPIDGGRIAYALQMGKLKAIHTPDRTYTPEDSALLLAVETGIATSYIQDLRKNVKRGMEGKALRGWFPHKAPIGYKNNAETREIDPHPEDFAKVRRLWDLALTGNFTLKELDTEARALKLTNSRKSKAPIGRTTIYKLFRNPFYLGRFQHNGEWFTGKHRPLVSPAEFELVQKLFKRPTTVRCSREKNPYSGAIKCAVCGYSVVLTQKTKRRNNGSTKTYTYLQCGGAGCGRQGIRFEEFENQVLGTLRSVSLPPSGIDWLKRAVLESFDQELPGQSVSASMAEETLAEHLRRMERLTLMRLDGEITSTEFATLKGSLSAEIESAKGLVQSASRTVEQALAIASRLCGTLETVARTTFDKTSLSRSTLLDAFETVQLENGKPKLALIGVLQKIAAFGLLETSSQCPKPGDLVPANSLWWVLVDQIRNWSMEQAKAEVDQNMRPTGS, encoded by the coding sequence ATGAGCACCGCCATCTACGCCCGAAAGTCAACAGAGAGTGAAGATCGCCAGGTTCAAAGCCTGGAAGATCAGCTTAGGGTGCTTCACCAGAAAGCGACAGCAAGCGGAGTTACGGTCTCGAAAGTCTTCACGGAGTCAAAGTCTGCAAAAGCTCCGGGAGAGCGGCCTGAGTTTGAAAGGCTCATGAGCGAGGTAGAAAGCGGTCAGATTGACTCTGTTCTCACATGGTCTATTAACCGCCTAACTAGAAACCCGATTGATGGTGGACGGATTGCATACGCGCTTCAAATGGGCAAGCTCAAAGCAATCCATACGCCGGATCGAACGTACACACCCGAAGACAGTGCCCTGCTGCTTGCGGTTGAGACGGGAATCGCCACCAGCTACATCCAAGACCTTCGCAAAAACGTGAAGCGTGGAATGGAGGGAAAGGCGCTGAGAGGGTGGTTTCCACACAAGGCCCCCATTGGATATAAGAACAACGCCGAGACCCGCGAAATCGATCCGCATCCTGAAGACTTTGCCAAGGTTCGCAGGCTCTGGGACCTAGCTCTCACGGGAAACTTCACCCTCAAAGAACTGGATACAGAGGCACGGGCGCTCAAACTCACGAACTCAAGAAAGTCCAAAGCTCCGATTGGTCGAACCACCATCTACAAGCTCTTCCGAAATCCGTTCTATTTAGGGCGGTTCCAGCACAACGGAGAGTGGTTCACTGGCAAACACCGACCACTCGTCAGTCCTGCTGAGTTTGAGTTGGTCCAGAAGCTCTTCAAACGCCCAACAACCGTTCGCTGCTCGCGAGAGAAGAATCCTTACTCGGGAGCAATCAAATGCGCCGTGTGCGGGTATTCCGTGGTCCTCACGCAGAAAACAAAAAGGCGAAACAACGGCTCTACGAAGACCTACACGTACCTTCAGTGTGGAGGAGCAGGGTGCGGCAGGCAGGGTATTCGTTTTGAGGAGTTTGAGAACCAGGTTCTTGGAACACTTCGCTCAGTCTCTCTGCCGCCAAGTGGCATTGATTGGCTCAAAAGAGCAGTGCTGGAATCCTTCGATCAAGAGCTTCCGGGGCAGTCCGTATCGGCAAGCATGGCCGAGGAAACCTTAGCCGAACACCTTCGGCGAATGGAGAGGCTAACCCTGATGCGCTTAGACGGCGAGATCACTTCGACTGAGTTCGCAACACTCAAAGGCTCACTCAGTGCAGAAATTGAATCCGCGAAGGGTCTCGTTCAATCGGCAAGTCGGACCGTCGAGCAAGCCCTTGCAATAGCTAGCCGTCTTTGCGGGACGCTCGAAACAGTTGCTCGCACCACCTTCGATAAGACGAGTCTAAGCCGTTCGACTCTTTTGGATGCGTTTGAAACGGTGCAACTTGAGAATGGAAAACCCAAACTCGCACTCATTGGGGTTCTTCAGAAAATCGCCGCGTTCGGACTATTGGAAACTAGCTCCCAATGCCCCAAACCCGGCGATCTTGTACCTGCAAATTCACTTTGGTGGGTCTTAGTAGACCAAATCCGGAACTGGTCGATGGAGCAAGCAAAGGCAGAGGTTGATCAAAACATGCGTCCGACGGGTTCTTGA